The Microbacterium luteum nucleotide sequence GTCGTCTCCTGCGGCAGAGTCGTGGCCATGATCACTCGTCTCCCTCGGAGCTGTCGCCCGTGCCGGGCAAATTCTGGAGGCGGTCGTACGCCTCGTTGATGTTGCCGGTGTTGCCAGCAGCCTCGAGAGAGGCGAGATAGCTGTCGTACTCGGCTTCGCTGACGACCTTGACGTTGAACAGCATCATCGAGTGGTACTCACCGCAGAGCTCGGCGCACTTTCCGGCGTACTCGCCCTCGCGCGTCGGCGTGAAGGACCAGTAGTTGTCCTTGCCGATGTACATGTCCTTCTTGTAGAGGAAGTCGATGATCCAGAAGGAGTGGATGACGTCGCGCGAGTTGAGCTTGATCTCGACCGTCTGGTTGACCGGGAGATAGAGCGTCGGCAGCTGGCTCTCGTCGATGTTCCCCTGCTCGTCGGGCTGGGCCTGGATGCCCATGCTCCAGACGGCATCGGAGCCGTCTTCCTCTTCGCCGTTGTACTGGAAGTCCCACGCCCACTGCTTGCCGATCGCGGTGATCGAGACGTCGGGATCTTCGTAACGGGTCTCGAGGATGGCCTGGTCACGCGCCGTGAAGGCGAAGAAGCCGACCACGAGGATCAGCGGCACGACCGTGTAGAAGATCTCGATCGGCATGTTGTAGCGCAGCTGGACAGGCAGACCCGTCTGGCCCTTGCGACGACGGTAGGCGATCATCGCCCACAGCATCAGGCCCCAGGTGACCACGCCGACCGCGAGCAGCACGATCCAGGAGTTGACCCACAGACCCGAGACCATCTCGGTCTTGTCCGTCGTCGGAACGCCGTCCTCCGTGAAGCCGGGGAGGAACCCGTTCAGCTCCGTCGGTGTGCATCCGGCGAGGACTGCGGCCGTTGCGATCCCGATGGGAAGAACGGCCCAGCGGAGACGGCGTTTCGAGTGCACGGTGCACCTTTCCGGGTCGCGGGTGTTGCTCCAGCCAGTCTAGAGCAAGCTCCCACGCTCTTCAGGCCAACCACACAGGTGAGCCCCCGCGGCGTGGGGAACGCGGATCGGGCCCGGGGGGTTCTGTCGAACCGCCGGGCCTGTCGGATTTCCGGAGTGATCAGTGGAAGCTGTCACCGCATGCGCAGCTGCCCGCGGCGTTGGGGTTGTCGATCGTGAACCCCTGCTCCGAGATCGTGTCCTTGAAGTCGATCGTGGCGCCGTCGAGGTAGGGCACGCTCATGTCATCGACGATGACCTCGACGCCGGCGAAGTCGATGGCCTTGTCGCCGTCGAGGAACCGTTCGTCGAAGTAGAGCTGGTAGATCAGGCCGCTGCACCCGCCGGGCTGCACAGCCACACGCAGGCGGAGGTCGTCGCGACCCTCCTGCTCCAGGAGGTTCTTCACCTTCTGTGCGGCGGCGTCCGTCAACGAGACGCCGTGCTCACGGGCGATCTGATCGGTCGTCAGGGCGGTGTCGGTCATGACGCTCCTTCGGGATGGGCCGCGCGCGGCGCGGGGACGATGGGTCGATTCTACGCGCCGTCCGCCGCAGCGAGGGCGGGCTCACGCGCCGCGTCGGTCCAGTCGCGCCAGCAGGAGCGCCTCCGCGGTCAGCGCGTGGCGG carries:
- the erpA gene encoding iron-sulfur cluster insertion protein ErpA, whose product is MTDTALTTDQIAREHGVSLTDAAAQKVKNLLEQEGRDDLRLRVAVQPGGCSGLIYQLYFDERFLDGDKAIDFAGVEVIVDDMSVPYLDGATIDFKDTISEQGFTIDNPNAAGSCACGDSFH
- the coxB gene encoding cytochrome c oxidase subunit II; the protein is MHSKRRLRWAVLPIGIATAAVLAGCTPTELNGFLPGFTEDGVPTTDKTEMVSGLWVNSWIVLLAVGVVTWGLMLWAMIAYRRRKGQTGLPVQLRYNMPIEIFYTVVPLILVVGFFAFTARDQAILETRYEDPDVSITAIGKQWAWDFQYNGEEEDGSDAVWSMGIQAQPDEQGNIDESQLPTLYLPVNQTVEIKLNSRDVIHSFWIIDFLYKKDMYIGKDNYWSFTPTREGEYAGKCAELCGEYHSMMLFNVKVVSEAEYDSYLASLEAAGNTGNINEAYDRLQNLPGTGDSSEGDE